Proteins encoded by one window of Erythrobacter sp.:
- a CDS encoding NAD(P)-dependent oxidoreductase, with translation MPETSNRRDLPVPAGGRVLVTGDAGFIGKWLCRLLVAEGYEVTGLDQRAPQGEITWQHINCDLLDREGLDRAFAQVRPQALLHLAARTDLEGKTLEDYEANRGGVRNLCELVAATDSVTRAIYTSSQLVCGVGHVPKSDHEYLPSTVYGESKIATEMIVRECDGGGVTWCLTRPTTGWGPEMSPHYTSVLRLIDKGLFFHSGPGALNKSYFYVENIAWQYLQLLRADAGAIQGNVFYLADYEPFSLRDYINACAKSLGKRPPPTFPLPLVRGLALAGDVLRRLGLPAPFTGFRLRNIRTEYQFDMELTRRVCGPLPISFEEGVRRTIRWYRQTQKGQLG, from the coding sequence ATGCCTGAGACGAGCAATCGCCGCGATTTGCCGGTGCCTGCCGGCGGGCGTGTCCTTGTGACAGGTGATGCCGGCTTCATCGGCAAATGGCTGTGCCGTCTGCTGGTGGCGGAGGGTTACGAAGTAACAGGGCTCGATCAGCGCGCGCCGCAGGGAGAAATCACCTGGCAGCACATCAACTGCGATCTCCTCGATCGCGAGGGGCTGGACCGGGCGTTTGCGCAGGTGCGCCCACAGGCTCTGCTGCACCTCGCAGCCCGCACCGATCTCGAAGGCAAGACACTCGAGGATTACGAGGCCAACCGTGGCGGCGTCCGCAATTTGTGCGAACTGGTAGCGGCAACGGATAGCGTGACGAGGGCGATCTACACGTCGTCACAACTCGTCTGCGGTGTTGGCCACGTACCCAAGAGCGACCACGAATATCTTCCGTCCACCGTCTATGGTGAAAGCAAGATCGCCACCGAGATGATCGTTCGGGAATGTGATGGCGGCGGAGTGACATGGTGCCTGACCCGCCCGACCACCGGCTGGGGCCCGGAAATGAGCCCACATTATACCAGTGTGCTGAGGTTGATCGACAAGGGCCTGTTCTTTCATTCCGGCCCTGGCGCCCTCAACAAGAGCTACTTCTACGTGGAGAATATCGCCTGGCAATATCTGCAATTATTGCGCGCAGATGCGGGTGCAATTCAGGGTAACGTATTCTACCTCGCCGATTATGAACCGTTCTCGCTGCGCGATTACATCAACGCCTGCGCCAAATCTCTCGGAAAGCGGCCACCTCCGACCTTTCCGCTCCCGCTTGTGCGCGGCCTGGCGCTGGCTGGCGATGTACTTCGACGCCTGGGGCTACCGGCTCCCTTCACCGGCTTCCGCCTGCGCAATATTCGAACCGAATATCAATTCGACATGGAGCTAACCCGCAGGGTATGCGGTCCACTGCCGATTTCCTTTGAGGAGGGGGTGCGCCGCACCATTCGATGGTATCGTCAGACGCAAAAAGGCCAGCTAGGATGA
- a CDS encoding SDR family NAD(P)-dependent oxidoreductase has translation MSEAAAEKPFAGKIALVTGASRGIGAATAAALAAKGAHVIITGRKVKDLEAVEDAIHSAGGSATIAPMDLTESDSIGRLAQAVAERWQKLDFLVISAAQLPTLTPVTQIDAKQFNQALTLNVLATQALIAGFDPLLKRAEAGRIIGLTSSVGNEPRPFWGAYGASKAAFENLLEAHAREVERISQIRVAIVDPGATRTAMRARAYPGEDPQSVKPPETVGDRIAALLTEDFANLHRERVDI, from the coding sequence ATGAGCGAAGCTGCTGCCGAAAAGCCCTTCGCGGGCAAGATCGCGCTTGTAACCGGAGCGAGCCGCGGCATCGGTGCGGCCACCGCCGCCGCACTGGCGGCCAAGGGCGCACACGTCATCATTACCGGACGCAAGGTGAAAGACCTCGAAGCGGTGGAGGATGCGATCCACAGCGCCGGGGGAAGCGCTACCATCGCTCCCATGGACCTGACCGAAAGCGATTCGATCGGGCGATTGGCGCAGGCCGTCGCCGAGCGCTGGCAGAAACTTGATTTCCTCGTCATAAGCGCGGCGCAATTGCCTACGCTGACTCCCGTTACGCAGATCGATGCCAAGCAGTTCAATCAAGCGCTGACGCTGAACGTCCTCGCCACGCAGGCACTGATCGCCGGATTCGATCCGCTGCTGAAGCGCGCCGAGGCGGGGCGCATAATCGGACTAACCAGCTCGGTTGGCAACGAGCCGCGGCCATTCTGGGGTGCCTATGGCGCCAGCAAGGCGGCATTCGAGAACCTGCTCGAGGCGCATGCACGCGAAGTCGAGCGCATTTCGCAGATCCGTGTTGCAATCGTCGACCCCGGCGCAACCCGCACTGCCATGCGCGCGCGCGCCTACCCAGGGGAAGACCCGCAAAGCGTCAAACCGCCAGAAACGGTGGGCGATCGCATCGCTGCGCTGTTGACGGAAGATTTCGCCAATCTTCATCGCGAGCGGGTTGATATTTGA
- a CDS encoding sulfotransferase: MISNPVIILGAPRAGTSVLGRLLEAHPALVHVKEPRLVWRYGNDGLSDLLPASAARPEVMAHIRDYFGKTVAAAKGDRLLEKTPSNSLRVPFIDKIFPDARYVHITRNGFDAAISIHWYWRNFTKGIGQGHKGSKDSILKQRLKQMKPRQLPYYALEFISRVIPRSGDSPRTLWGPRLPGLRQMVNEMDLIEVAGMQWRTCVERARIDARAIAPDRYHEVRLEDLSEQKMIDVLGFLGLDYTAEVRTYFAEEFKPGMAESRRDALSGMTEEQLHKLRRVIAPTMDWLGYEEPTA; encoded by the coding sequence GTGATCAGCAACCCGGTCATCATCCTTGGCGCGCCGCGTGCGGGTACCAGTGTCCTGGGCCGGTTGCTGGAAGCGCATCCCGCGCTTGTCCACGTCAAGGAACCACGCCTGGTATGGCGCTATGGGAACGATGGACTGTCGGACCTGCTGCCTGCCAGCGCCGCCCGACCGGAAGTCATGGCGCATATCCGCGATTACTTCGGCAAGACGGTGGCGGCGGCGAAAGGCGATCGGCTATTGGAGAAAACTCCCAGCAATTCCCTGCGGGTGCCCTTCATCGACAAGATATTTCCCGATGCCAGATATGTCCACATCACACGCAACGGCTTCGATGCGGCGATCTCCATCCATTGGTATTGGCGCAATTTCACCAAGGGGATCGGGCAGGGGCACAAGGGATCCAAGGATTCAATCCTGAAGCAGCGACTGAAGCAGATGAAGCCCCGCCAACTGCCCTATTATGCGCTAGAGTTCATTAGCCGGGTCATCCCCCGCAGTGGCGATAGCCCGCGGACATTGTGGGGGCCGCGCCTGCCGGGACTGCGGCAGATGGTGAATGAAATGGATCTGATCGAGGTGGCGGGGATGCAATGGCGCACCTGCGTGGAGCGGGCTCGCATCGATGCCCGGGCAATCGCACCCGATCGCTATCATGAAGTGCGGCTGGAGGATCTGAGCGAGCAGAAAATGATTGATGTCCTGGGCTTTCTAGGCCTCGATTATACCGCTGAAGTCCGGACTTATTTTGCCGAGGAGTTCAAGCCTGGGATGGCCGAATCCCGTCGGGACGCCCTGTCGGGGATGACCGAAGAGCAATTGCACAAGTTACGCCGCGTCATCGCGCCGACCATGGACTGGCTCGGCTACGAAGAACCGACCGCCTGA
- a CDS encoding amidophosphoribosyltransferase, translating into MNLTHPFLNADGDDKLHEECGVFGIIGGDEASATTALGLHALQHRGQEAVGISSFDGAEFYTIRALGHVAENFSSAESLAELPGHMAAGHVRYSTTGGAGLRNVQPLYADLASGGFAVAHNGNISNASKLRQELVQKGAIFQSTSDTEVIIHLVATSRYPTMLDKLVDALRLVEGAYALVVMTPRGMAAVRDPLGIRPLVMGKLGDATVFASETVALDVVGAEFIRQVDPGEFIEVDFDGTMRCHRPFGNVAERPCIFEHVYFSRPDSIFNKRSVYESRKHIGKELAKEAPCDADLVVPVPDSGVPAAIGYSQQSGIPFELGIIRSHYVGRTFIQPSDGARHAGVKRKHNANRSIVAGKRIVLIDDSIVRGTTSMKIVEIMRDAGAAEVHFRVASPPTGHGCYYGVDTPERSKLLAGRMDLEAMCKFIKADSLAFVSIDGLYRAVGHAGRDKASPQYCDACFTGEYPTRLTDLEGRQDRDAQLDLPVSERLTDKVA; encoded by the coding sequence ATGAACCTTACCCACCCCTTCCTCAACGCGGACGGTGACGACAAGCTGCACGAAGAGTGTGGCGTGTTTGGAATCATTGGCGGAGACGAGGCTTCCGCCACTACCGCATTGGGGTTGCATGCACTCCAGCATCGTGGGCAGGAAGCTGTCGGCATCAGCAGTTTCGACGGGGCGGAGTTCTACACCATTCGGGCGCTCGGGCACGTGGCAGAGAACTTTTCGAGCGCCGAATCGCTGGCCGAACTGCCGGGGCATATGGCGGCTGGGCACGTGCGCTATTCAACCACTGGCGGCGCGGGACTGCGCAACGTCCAGCCGCTATATGCTGATCTGGCCAGCGGCGGATTTGCCGTGGCGCATAACGGCAATATCTCCAACGCCAGCAAGCTGCGGCAGGAACTGGTCCAGAAGGGGGCGATCTTCCAGTCCACTTCGGACACTGAAGTCATCATTCACCTCGTCGCCACCAGCCGTTATCCCACCATGCTGGACAAGCTGGTGGACGCGCTGCGGTTGGTCGAAGGTGCCTATGCTTTGGTGGTAATGACTCCGCGCGGCATGGCAGCCGTGCGCGATCCGCTCGGCATTCGCCCGCTGGTGATGGGCAAGCTGGGCGATGCGACAGTTTTCGCCAGCGAAACCGTGGCGCTGGACGTGGTGGGCGCAGAATTCATCCGCCAGGTCGATCCGGGCGAATTCATCGAGGTCGATTTTGACGGCACCATGCGCTGTCACCGCCCCTTCGGCAATGTGGCTGAGCGTCCGTGCATATTCGAACATGTCTATTTCAGTCGCCCCGATTCTATCTTCAACAAGCGCTCGGTTTATGAAAGCCGCAAACACATTGGCAAGGAACTGGCCAAAGAGGCTCCTTGCGATGCAGACCTGGTGGTGCCGGTGCCGGACAGCGGCGTTCCCGCGGCCATCGGCTATTCGCAACAGTCCGGAATTCCGTTCGAACTCGGCATCATCCGTTCACACTATGTCGGCCGCACCTTCATCCAGCCAAGCGATGGCGCCCGCCATGCGGGGGTCAAGCGCAAGCACAATGCCAACCGCTCCATCGTAGCAGGCAAGCGCATCGTGCTGATCGACGATTCGATCGTGCGCGGCACCACGAGCATGAAGATTGTCGAGATCATGCGCGATGCGGGCGCTGCGGAAGTGCATTTTCGTGTCGCCAGTCCGCCCACCGGCCACGGCTGCTACTACGGTGTGGACACGCCCGAACGCTCGAAGCTGCTGGCGGGCCGGATGGACCTTGAAGCGATGTGCAAGTTCATCAAGGCGGACAGCCTCGCCTTCGTCAGCATAGACGGGCTGTATCGCGCGGTCGGCCACGCCGGGCGCGACAAGGCCAGTCCGCAGTACTGCGACGCCTGTTTTACCGGCGAATACCCCACACGCCTGACGGATCTCGAAGGACGGCAGGACCGCGACGCGCAGTTGGATCTACCGGTGAGCGAAAGACTGACGGACAAGGTTGCCTGA
- a CDS encoding acyltransferase — MVYVAPAQCAQHVKAWSWNLPLGKRSSRLERTLRNLVPLTLIEVISVIAGYFAGLLHPDKGLRAEERVRGRLIGLRNNYGCSGIGRGVLLDSPHHITLGPGSALRSGVKINISSHGWCKIGAHTHISHNSIISAAGGVEIGDHCGVSAHVSIFSRTYDRSGGIALKDATTHYAPVKIGNGVHIGMGARILPGVTIGDHAVLGAGAVVTKDVAAGTTVVGVPARPTNSPLLGGLAEDATNPAAEHH, encoded by the coding sequence ATGGTCTATGTTGCACCTGCACAATGCGCGCAACATGTAAAAGCGTGGAGTTGGAATCTGCCGTTGGGTAAAAGGTCTTCCCGGTTGGAGAGGACCCTGCGCAACCTTGTGCCATTGACCTTGATCGAAGTGATATCGGTGATTGCCGGGTATTTTGCAGGTCTACTGCACCCTGACAAGGGATTGCGTGCCGAGGAGCGGGTGCGTGGCCGCCTGATCGGACTGCGTAACAACTACGGTTGTAGCGGCATCGGTCGCGGCGTGCTTCTTGACTCTCCTCATCATATCACCCTCGGACCAGGCAGTGCTCTGCGATCAGGGGTAAAAATCAACATCAGTTCGCACGGCTGGTGCAAGATCGGCGCACACACGCACATCTCGCACAACTCGATCATTTCGGCCGCAGGCGGAGTTGAGATCGGCGATCACTGCGGCGTTTCCGCCCACGTTTCCATATTCTCGCGTACGTACGACCGGTCGGGCGGAATCGCACTCAAGGATGCGACAACGCATTACGCGCCGGTAAAGATCGGCAATGGCGTGCATATCGGAATGGGAGCTCGCATCCTGCCGGGCGTCACCATCGGCGATCATGCAGTGTTGGGAGCGGGTGCCGTTGTCACCAAAGATGTGGCCGCGGGAACGACCGTCGTTGGTGTACCCGCCCGCCCGACCAACTCGCCCTTGCTGGGTGGATTGGCAGAAGATGCAACAAACCCTGCTGCAGAGCACCATTAA
- a CDS encoding sulfotransferase domain-containing protein, which yields MESRKLDYVVIGAQKCATSWLYYCLKDHPGICVPDKKYEAGYIGGAVQRERGEAWFFDRFDPEPGQTTGDISVEYLWDEGAHLALRPYAEGAKLVVSLRHPVDRTVSGYFWLLRKGDLPNLPLEEGIADILNSRPGFPDPIAEPLGQAVGRSLYGPQIQRYIDTFGAENIKVVLYEDIAENGLAAVQEIYRYLGVDDSFEPPSLNAAPKKNSYNRILLAIENSTKSKVVAKLCNWAHQGLTLIAPRKDILPREHRRKLNQLFAPAVDETIRVLSQLPADQRPSEARLRSAWQLD from the coding sequence ATGGAATCGCGAAAGCTTGATTACGTGGTCATCGGCGCCCAGAAATGCGCGACCTCGTGGTTGTACTACTGCCTGAAGGATCATCCGGGCATCTGTGTACCCGACAAGAAGTACGAAGCGGGATATATCGGCGGAGCCGTGCAGCGCGAGCGGGGCGAAGCATGGTTCTTTGATCGGTTCGACCCTGAACCGGGACAGACCACTGGCGACATCTCGGTCGAATATCTGTGGGATGAAGGTGCGCATCTCGCGCTTCGACCCTACGCCGAGGGGGCAAAGCTGGTGGTCAGCCTGCGCCATCCGGTGGACCGCACAGTTTCGGGCTATTTCTGGCTGCTACGCAAGGGCGATCTGCCCAACTTGCCGCTGGAGGAGGGGATCGCCGATATCCTCAATTCCCGGCCGGGCTTTCCCGATCCCATTGCCGAGCCGCTCGGGCAGGCAGTAGGGCGCAGCCTCTACGGGCCGCAGATTCAACGCTACATCGACACTTTCGGAGCCGAAAACATCAAGGTCGTTCTTTACGAGGATATCGCGGAGAACGGGCTGGCCGCAGTGCAGGAAATCTATCGCTACCTTGGCGTCGATGACAGCTTTGAACCGCCCAGTCTGAACGCTGCCCCCAAGAAGAACAGCTATAACCGGATCCTTCTCGCCATCGAGAATTCGACCAAGAGCAAAGTTGTGGCCAAGCTGTGCAACTGGGCGCACCAGGGACTGACGCTCATTGCTCCGCGAAAGGATATCCTGCCGCGCGAACACCGCCGCAAGCTGAACCAGTTGTTTGCACCTGCAGTGGATGAGACCATCCGTGTGCTGTCCCAATTGCCTGCCGACCAGCGCCCTTCGGAAGCCCGCCTCCGAAGTGCCTGGCAGCTGGATTGA
- a CDS encoding glycosyltransferase family 4 protein encodes MKIAILGQIAGPIGGQSRLTEAFRQGAKAETYFFEFWGHKKWYGLPMMAMQFVRAWLLVMTGRVDAAYIAASRSNSGMLRDLLLLFPFVLGGVPIVAHVHGAEFDEFFLDNRSWGRTKDFYLRVVDRFIFVNEVFVPTVPGLAERSTFVRNPVPAFVTAALAQDRQAELAKSSGGRRCFGFISTFAREKGIEHFLAAAEAFGDRADFVVAGGPSIEDESYGQAILAQIGTMPQVEYLGYLSNPIGFYERCDFMIFPTNFASETSSLVVIEALATRTHPIVRRHNRLVDIFGQAPISWFDSREELLEQCQRMLAMPTEEFDRACDEAVPWVLNYFPSQAQWTDRVQAVVERAVAGRPEHG; translated from the coding sequence GTGAAGATTGCGATACTCGGGCAGATCGCCGGGCCGATTGGCGGACAAAGTCGGCTGACCGAGGCCTTCCGCCAAGGTGCGAAGGCCGAGACGTATTTCTTCGAATTCTGGGGCCACAAGAAATGGTATGGCTTGCCGATGATGGCGATGCAGTTCGTGCGGGCGTGGCTGCTGGTCATGACCGGGCGTGTCGATGCCGCCTATATCGCTGCCTCGCGTTCCAACTCCGGCATGTTGCGGGACTTACTGCTGCTGTTCCCCTTCGTCCTGGGGGGAGTGCCCATTGTGGCCCATGTGCATGGCGCAGAATTCGACGAATTCTTCCTTGATAACCGCTCCTGGGGCCGCACCAAGGACTTCTACCTGCGCGTGGTGGACAGGTTCATCTTCGTGAACGAGGTATTTGTTCCCACAGTGCCGGGCCTTGCCGAACGAAGTACATTTGTGCGCAATCCCGTGCCCGCCTTCGTCACCGCCGCCTTGGCGCAGGACCGGCAGGCCGAGTTGGCGAAATCCAGTGGTGGGCGGCGCTGCTTCGGCTTTATTTCCACTTTCGCACGCGAAAAGGGTATCGAACACTTCCTCGCTGCGGCGGAGGCTTTCGGTGATCGCGCGGATTTCGTTGTCGCCGGCGGCCCATCCATCGAAGATGAGTCCTATGGCCAGGCGATCCTGGCGCAGATCGGGACAATGCCTCAGGTCGAGTATCTGGGGTATCTTTCCAACCCGATCGGCTTTTACGAGCGCTGCGATTTCATGATCTTTCCGACCAATTTCGCATCGGAAACCAGTTCCCTGGTGGTGATCGAGGCGCTGGCCACGCGAACCCATCCGATCGTGCGCCGTCATAACCGGCTGGTCGATATCTTCGGCCAGGCTCCGATCAGCTGGTTCGATAGTCGTGAAGAGCTGCTGGAACAGTGCCAAAGGATGCTGGCGATGCCCACCGAGGAATTCGACCGGGCTTGCGATGAGGCCGTGCCATGGGTGCTGAATTATTTTCCCAGCCAGGCACAGTGGACCGATCGCGTTCAGGCCGTGGTAGAGCGCGCCGTCGCTGGTCGTCCCGAGCACGGTTGA
- a CDS encoding PilZ domain-containing protein translates to MTITRDTLSRYARVAQEDRSAPRTRIMIPAQLRASGSRGFHTVVNDLSLSGFSATAVNRMHPGSICWLTLPGLESLQAEVVWWEGGMAGCAFANLLSPIVHDNVLARYRGDGTFQG, encoded by the coding sequence ATGACAATCACGCGAGACACGCTCAGCCGATATGCCAGGGTTGCGCAGGAAGATCGCAGCGCCCCACGCACGCGGATCATGATTCCAGCACAACTGCGTGCTTCGGGCAGCCGCGGCTTTCACACCGTGGTGAACGACCTCTCACTGTCGGGCTTTTCAGCGACAGCGGTGAACCGGATGCACCCCGGATCGATCTGCTGGCTGACCCTGCCGGGGCTGGAATCGCTGCAGGCCGAAGTGGTGTGGTGGGAAGGTGGCATGGCCGGCTGCGCCTTTGCCAACCTGCTCAGCCCGATCGTGCATGACAATGTGCTGGCGCGCTATCGCGGGGATGGGACTTTTCAGGGGTAG
- a CDS encoding class I SAM-dependent methyltransferase, whose product MQERFTDHFKSGWWFANGESVSGAGSTLDATTEIRAELPGFLTKYEVDVFLDAPCGDWNWMKEVELPQGVHYIGADIVPELIEEVRAKFASDRIEFRHVDITSDPLPSAKMMMCRDALFHLSNADIWRFVDNFLASDIEYLLTTNMPQVEANRDIVTGKHRPLNLGAAPFNFGPPTDSFADFHAPRREKYMALWTRAQLAEYRKKSGH is encoded by the coding sequence ATGCAGGAGCGCTTCACCGATCATTTCAAGAGCGGCTGGTGGTTTGCCAATGGGGAAAGCGTTAGCGGTGCCGGATCGACGCTGGACGCTACCACGGAAATTCGTGCCGAATTGCCCGGCTTCCTGACAAAATATGAAGTCGACGTTTTCCTTGATGCACCCTGTGGGGACTGGAACTGGATGAAGGAAGTGGAGCTTCCTCAAGGCGTTCACTACATCGGAGCTGACATTGTTCCCGAACTTATCGAGGAGGTGCGGGCGAAATTCGCTTCGGACCGGATTGAGTTCCGGCACGTGGATATCACTTCGGACCCGCTGCCGAGTGCGAAAATGATGATGTGCCGCGATGCTCTTTTCCACCTCTCGAACGCCGATATCTGGCGTTTCGTCGATAACTTCCTCGCTTCCGATATCGAGTATCTGTTGACTACGAATATGCCGCAGGTGGAAGCAAACCGGGATATCGTGACCGGCAAGCACCGCCCGCTCAATCTGGGGGCCGCGCCGTTCAACTTCGGCCCGCCCACAGACAGTTTTGCCGATTTTCACGCCCCGCGCCGGGAAAAATACATGGCGCTCTGGACGCGTGCGCAATTGGCCGAATATCGCAAGAAGTCAGGGCATTAA
- a CDS encoding oligosaccharide repeat unit polymerase, giving the protein MYAATIFILGVLPTLLLFVASQYEAKGPGPAPLKVMAWTWLLGYTLKCIYLGFAVVYDLPFRPDWVAFYIIDIGQFAITLAVVSLIAGYFLASAYSPSRGSIRPVAAPRIDWRFIYWAFFALSLGLIAIYFQQMGFIEQIRSLRFVATKFFVDEEGDRSALGFLAIGGDWLVVFFIYWLAMSKKLTKVNIYTVAIGFVSLTMFLSSRRNTILAIIIVALIVLSFRHMQKLSAEAKAIKIAGRLGILATVLIFVSFSSQIRDGSRAGQGIQDLSVFAAIEASATHAFEGAYFIDPAKTAGIIDRLDTDSELFLGSTYATFLLAPIPRVMWEDKPNIRLGPFVAQDLFTTGGLTGFPPGGIGELYLNFGWLGIPFGMALFGAFLSFVRKRQLASSDQRFAGARYALLCMVAIYFVTVEFTAAVVIYLKYAVAIFIVERYWAFQHAAEMKKAILKSPAARKVSQLRPRPSVAR; this is encoded by the coding sequence ATGTACGCTGCCACCATCTTCATCCTGGGTGTCCTGCCCACGCTGCTGTTATTCGTAGCATCACAGTATGAGGCGAAGGGGCCGGGGCCGGCCCCTTTGAAAGTGATGGCATGGACTTGGTTGCTCGGTTACACCTTGAAGTGCATTTACCTCGGGTTTGCGGTGGTTTACGATCTGCCTTTCCGACCCGACTGGGTGGCCTTTTACATCATCGACATCGGGCAGTTCGCTATCACCCTGGCGGTGGTCAGCCTGATTGCGGGCTACTTCCTTGCAAGTGCCTATTCGCCTTCGCGCGGGTCAATACGCCCGGTCGCGGCTCCGCGCATTGATTGGCGTTTTATCTATTGGGCCTTCTTCGCGTTAAGCTTGGGCCTCATCGCTATCTATTTTCAACAGATGGGCTTCATCGAGCAGATAAGATCCCTGAGATTCGTCGCAACAAAGTTCTTTGTTGATGAAGAAGGAGATAGGAGCGCGCTTGGTTTTCTAGCTATTGGCGGTGACTGGCTGGTTGTATTCTTTATATACTGGCTTGCCATGTCGAAGAAGCTTACGAAAGTCAATATTTATACGGTGGCTATTGGTTTTGTTTCTCTTACCATGTTTTTGTCAAGTCGCCGAAATACGATCTTGGCGATCATCATCGTAGCTCTCATTGTTCTTTCTTTTCGACACATGCAAAAGCTTTCTGCAGAAGCGAAGGCCATCAAGATTGCAGGACGCCTCGGCATTCTTGCGACAGTACTCATATTTGTTTCCTTCTCGAGCCAAATACGTGATGGTTCGAGGGCTGGTCAAGGAATTCAGGACCTTAGCGTCTTCGCTGCTATCGAAGCGTCCGCCACCCATGCGTTCGAAGGTGCCTATTTTATCGATCCCGCAAAAACGGCTGGGATCATTGATCGGCTGGATACGGATAGTGAGCTGTTTCTGGGATCCACCTACGCAACGTTTTTGTTGGCACCCATCCCCCGCGTGATGTGGGAAGACAAACCGAATATTCGTCTCGGCCCCTTTGTCGCACAAGACCTCTTTACGACAGGTGGGCTGACAGGCTTCCCGCCCGGTGGTATTGGCGAACTATACCTCAACTTCGGTTGGTTGGGGATCCCGTTCGGAATGGCATTGTTTGGCGCTTTTCTATCATTCGTCAGGAAACGACAGCTCGCATCCTCTGATCAACGGTTCGCAGGCGCTCGCTACGCTTTGTTGTGCATGGTTGCGATCTATTTCGTGACCGTGGAGTTCACCGCAGCGGTGGTGATATATCTGAAGTATGCTGTCGCTATCTTCATCGTGGAGAGATATTGGGCCTTCCAGCATGCCGCGGAGATGAAGAAGGCGATTCTGAAGTCGCCCGCAGCCCGGAAGGTTTCGCAGCTCCGTCCCCGCCCTTCGGTCGCCCGTTGA
- a CDS encoding sulfotransferase domain-containing protein has protein sequence MNPQIARAIRNPVWAAEKAWLWGRSIAGLRASDKVFAFYPKTGSTWVRIFFYNLLAAREMGRAGDFSFDAVDASMPEFANPSFFKPWPFRSSDRILKTHRPYNRVWAGRPSVLFTREPRDTMVSFLHYANAKKEFGFAGDLNDLVRHPEFGLDSYMRFYTSWKPHAGLIIRYEDLRAEPLQEFTRIVGHIGIDADLAEITSALEASTLERTRKAQEQSSEQFRSKFKDGFVFARKGASGEGQEAFDEELEAYYLERRAAWGFDLYA, from the coding sequence ATGAATCCGCAGATCGCCAGAGCCATCAGGAATCCCGTCTGGGCTGCTGAAAAAGCATGGCTGTGGGGACGCAGCATTGCAGGCCTGCGTGCCAGCGACAAGGTGTTCGCCTTCTACCCCAAGACCGGCAGCACCTGGGTACGCATATTCTTTTACAACCTCCTGGCTGCCCGCGAGATGGGCAGGGCCGGTGATTTCAGCTTCGATGCGGTCGATGCATCGATGCCCGAATTCGCCAATCCGAGCTTCTTCAAGCCGTGGCCGTTCCGCTCAAGCGACCGCATCCTGAAAACCCACCGCCCTTACAATCGCGTCTGGGCAGGCCGCCCATCGGTCCTGTTTACCCGCGAACCGCGGGATACGATGGTGTCCTTCCTGCATTATGCGAACGCCAAGAAGGAATTCGGGTTTGCCGGAGATCTGAACGATCTGGTTCGCCATCCTGAATTCGGGCTCGACAGCTACATGCGCTTTTATACTTCGTGGAAGCCGCATGCCGGGCTGATCATTCGCTACGAAGACCTGCGGGCAGAGCCGTTGCAGGAGTTCACGCGGATCGTCGGCCACATCGGAATCGACGCCGATCTCGCAGAAATCACCTCTGCGCTGGAGGCGTCCACGCTCGAAAGAACGCGAAAGGCGCAGGAACAGAGTTCCGAACAGTTCCGGAGCAAGTTCAAGGACGGCTTCGTTTTTGCCCGGAAGGGCGCAAGCGGGGAAGGGCAGGAGGCCTTCGACGAGGAGCTCGAAGCCTATTATCTTGAACGCAGGGCAGCTTGGGGGTTCGACCTTTATGCCTGA